GGTATCGCCGACCTTGACCTTGCCGGCCTCGGGGATGCTGCCCCAGCCCTTGAGCCAGTGGATCTTGTTCTTCTTGAACAGAAACTCGATGCCCTTGGTGTTCTGGCCGATCACGTCGTCCTTGTAGGCCAGCATCTGTTTCCAGTCGACCGATGGGCTTTTGCCCTTGAGCCCCATCTTGGCGAAGTTGTGTTCGGCCTCGTGCAACTGGTGGGATGCGTGCAGCAGCGCCTTGGACGGGATGCAGCCGATGTTCAGGCAGGTGCCGCCCAGGGTTTCGCGGCCTTCGACGCAGGCGGTTTTCAGGCCAAGCTGCGCGGCGCGGATCGCGGCGACATAGCCGCCGGGGCCGGAGCCGATGACGATGAGGTCGTATTGAGACATGGGCGGTGTCCTTTCTTTGATCGTCGGAGTGGGGGCCAGCCCCCACACCCCCGGAGTTTACCGGGCAAGATGAAGTGTCAAGTCAGCGCCAGTATGAGCATGGCGACCGTGGCAAGGAACCCCACGAACCAGATCACCGAGCGCCAGGGCGCCCAGCCGAACAGATAAGCGGGGACATAAAGGATGCGGGCGGCGAGATAGAGATAGGCGCACAGCGCGGTATAGGCGGTGCCGCGGTCGGAAAAGGTGACGACGAGGACCGCGATGGTGAACAGGATCAGCCCTTCGAAATGATTGGTGAGCGCGCGTTGGGCGCGCCCGGCATAACCGGTGAGCCGGATCGGCGTGTCGCGGGGCCCAAGCGCGGCTTTCGGACCGGCCTGCAGGTTGCCCAGCACCGAGTAGAGCACGAACTGGGCCGCCTGCAGCAGCGCGGCCAGGGTCAGGGCGGTCAATTCGGGGGTCATGAGGCGGCCTTTCGCCGGGTCCAGGCCGAGCGGTTTTCAGGTGTCAGGATGGCAGCGCGGCGCGCGGTGAACCAGTCCTGGCAGGCGCGTTCCAGCCGGGCGGTTTCGGGGTCGGCGCGCCATTCGGCCAGCCGGGCGCGGATCGCGGGCAGATGACGGTGCAGGCTGCGGTCCTCGACATCGTTGCAATTGGCCCGGAGATGCCAGCGCGAGCCCAGGTGATACTTGCCGCCGCCGGTCTTGCCCTGACCGTCGCCGCGGTCGTTCTTCATCAGGAACGTGTCTTCGGAGCGGATCGCGTAATGGTGGATCAGGCCGGTTCGTGCCCCGGCAGCGATCTCGGCGGGCTGGAACCGGCTGGACCGGGCGCGGCGCAGCGTCTTGTTCGACAGGGCTTCGCCATCGGGGGTGCAGACCAGCGGAAACTCGACCAGTGGGTCGAGCGGGTTGTGATCGGTGGCGCGGGCGAAACTGTCGACGCGGAACAGGCATTTCGACTTGGTCTCGTCCGGTACCGGCGCCGGCTCGGCGCGGATGTTGCGTTCGATCACCAGATCGCCGGGGGTCCAGTCGGTCACGCCGCTGTCGCCGAAGCTGCGCCAGACGAAGGCCACCACGTCGGCGCCCTCGGTGCGGGCCATGAGCGCGGGCAGATCGTCATCGGCCAGATGCAGGAATTCGTCGCTGTCCATGTGCAGGACAAAACCGATGCCGCGGTCCCGGCAGAGCCGCAGCACATGGTCCATGCCGGCATCCTGCGGCGGTGTGCCCTTCGGCACCTCCTGCGCAATGTGGATGACGATGCCCCGCGCCGCCAGCCGGTCGAGCAGCAGGTCCGAGCCGTCGGTGCAATCGTTGGTCACCACGATGATCGGATCGAAGCCCAGCCCGGCATGATAGGCCAGCCATTCCAGCAGGAAGATGCCTTCGTTGCGCATGCAGGCGGCGAGGGCGGGGATTACGCGTGTCATGTTCGGCTAATGCGGTAAACAATATCCGCGAAAGCCAGTAGATATCTATTTGACTGTCTCCACGAGAGGTAACAACTGCAAACCGCTGCAATCGGACCGAAAAAAAGTACCCAGTACCAATCCCAATTCACTAAAACTACCGTTGTAGTACTTGAGAACAAGTACAATAGTGCGACGCCAAATCCATCCAACACAGTAATGGAGTTCCGCGTTTCTAGGAAAAGCCTTTGAAGAAATTCATTCTTTGATGAAACCACGTATGCTATTGTCTCAGCGTCGAGACTGCCCCAAAAACGCTGCCTCATAGCTCCTCCCAATTGGATGGAAATCAGTCCAAAGGCGTATGTCATGAACACCGCTCCGAAGCCTGCGATCGCAGCAAATGCTGTTTTCATCTGCTCTGGAGTGTTGACGTTATTCAAAAACCCATGAGACGTTTCTAAATCCACTACATTACTCAAAACT
This sequence is a window from Thalassococcus arenae. Protein-coding genes within it:
- a CDS encoding MAPEG family protein; this translates as MTPELTALTLAALLQAAQFVLYSVLGNLQAGPKAALGPRDTPIRLTGYAGRAQRALTNHFEGLILFTIAVLVVTFSDRGTAYTALCAYLYLAARILYVPAYLFGWAPWRSVIWFVGFLATVAMLILALT
- a CDS encoding glycosyltransferase family 2 protein gives rise to the protein MTRVIPALAACMRNEGIFLLEWLAYHAGLGFDPIIVVTNDCTDGSDLLLDRLAARGIVIHIAQEVPKGTPPQDAGMDHVLRLCRDRGIGFVLHMDSDEFLHLADDDLPALMARTEGADVVAFVWRSFGDSGVTDWTPGDLVIERNIRAEPAPVPDETKSKCLFRVDSFARATDHNPLDPLVEFPLVCTPDGEALSNKTLRRARSSRFQPAEIAAGARTGLIHHYAIRSEDTFLMKNDRGDGQGKTGGGKYHLGSRWHLRANCNDVEDRSLHRHLPAIRARLAEWRADPETARLERACQDWFTARRAAILTPENRSAWTRRKAAS